The genomic DNA AACGTCTCCACGCGATTCACCGACGGGGGAGAGCTCGGCTTCGGTGCGGAGGTGGGCATCTCCACCCAGAAGCTGCATGCTCGCGGCCCCATGGGACTCGAACAGCTGACGACCACGAAATGGGTGATGATGGGCAACGGCCAGGTCCGTTCTTGAGCCCGAATCGGCTCCGACACTCCGCGATCAGGGTACTCACCGCCCGACCAGGGGAGACATCGGAGGGGGAAGAAGTCATGTCGATGCCGGATTCCCCGATGGTTCATGAGAAACTGAGAAGGTAACGACCCCGAAGCGCTCTGTGCGCGACGGATCAATGAGTAAGGAGAAATGACGTGAACGCAGCCATCATGGCCGCCGCGGCCGAAGGTGGGGAGCACGCAGCCCACGTGGAGCTGCCGATGGATCCGATCTGGTACGGACTCATCACCCTGGCGATCTTCATCACGATGGGCATTGTGTCTCGGTCGTGGAAGGGCATCTCGCACCGCCACTGATATGGCAGAGCACAGACGCAGAGTCGGTGTCATGGGCGGCACCTTCGACCCCGTCCACAACGGCCACCTCGTCGCGGCAAGTGAGGTCCAGGCGACCTTCGACCTCGACGAGGTGGTTTTCGTCCCCACGGGACGGCCGTATCAGAAGGACGTCGAAGAGGTCAGCAGCGCCGAGCACCGGTACCTGATGACCGTCATCGCCACGGCATCGAATCCGCGGTTCACCGTCTCTCGAGCCGACGTCGACAGACCGGGTCCGACCTACACGATCGACACACTGCGCGACCTCGCCAGCAGCTACGGTCCCGAAACCGAGTTGTTCTTCATCACCGGCGCGGACGCTTTGGCTCAGATCTTGACGTGGAAGAATGTGGATGAGCTGTTTTCCCTGGCGCATTTCGTCGGGGTCAGCCGGCCCGGGCACGAACTCCACGGTGAGGGACTGCCGGTCGACCGGCTGAGTCTCGTGCAGATCCCTGCGCTGGCGATATCGTCCACGGATTGCAGACAACGGGTGATGGATGGTGCACCCGTCTGGTACCTCGTACCGGACGGCGTAGTGCAGTACATCGCGAAATACGAGTTGTACAGGAGTGAGAATGGCTGAGGAGCAGTTCACGTCACGTCGAGCACGGCGCGAAGCCGAAAGGCTGGCGGCGGAACAGGCGTTCGAAGCACGAGAGGTTCCTGAGCAGCCGAAGGAGGCTCCGAACCCTCGCGCCGGACTCCTCAGTCCGCTGCCCCCGAAGAAGGCCGGTGCGAAACCCGCCGCTGAGACCAGCGACGACACCGCCTCGCGCATCGACCCCGAACCCTCGCCGCGGACCAGCCACGAACGCGGCGCCCTGGCATCGGACCACCCGCAGGAGTCCCGGCCGCCGGTGCATGCCGAAGACCGTCTCGACCCGACACGGACCCCGTTGCCGCACTTCCAGTCGCGTGCCGAGAAGAAGCGATACCTGCGCGAACACGGACTTTCGCAGTACGGCGATCTGTCCACCGGCGCGATGCCGGTTGTGGCCGATGAGAAGGAACTGGCCGAACGGCAGGCCGCAGCCGAAGGTCGACTGACCGGACCGATCCCGGAAATCTCGGATTCTGAACCCGCGGACTCGAGCTCGGAAGCTGCGCCGGCAGCAGCAGACTCCGACGAAACACAGGCTTCGGCAGCCGCTGCGAAGGAATCGGCAAGCGATTGGCAACCCGACGCGAAGTCCGCCGCGACGGAACACGAATCCTATGACACCGCCGGGTTCGGGGGAGCAGCTGATGAGGTCGCCGCCCGCGATTTCGAAGCTCCAGTCACTCCTGCCTCGACTCCGCGGCCGTCGACGGTGGAGAGCGAACCCCATGACGCACTGTCGATGCCGTACTCGGCTCTCGACGGCGACGCTCCTGCACTCGGCACCGAGGACGAGGACGAGACGCCTGCCGAGAACTCGGACGGGCCGGACTCAGAGGATCAGAACGCCTCAACCGACGAGCCTGCCACGGGTGCTGCCGCTGCAGCAGATCCCGCGGATGAACCTGCCCCGGAAGACAAGCCGGCCTCGAAGCCTGAGGCAGATGCCGTCGACGAGTCCGAGCCTTCGTCTCGGTCGCGACGGATGCCGATCGTGCAGCCGCCCTCGACCTCCGGAGTCCGAGTCGTCACGGCCGCCTCGGCGCAGATCCCCGAGGTCGACGAGCCCCGCAAGAGCGATGCTCGCGGGCCGCAGACCGCGGTGCCCGGTCGTGCCGAAGAGTCGCAGTCCGGCTCGGCCTCTGAGGGTTCCGGCGAATCGGCCGGCGACTCAGGTTCCGATGACGCGGCGCGCGCCCTGGCCGCCAACCCGGAGACCCGGCCGATGGAAGCAGTGCCCGAAGCCTGGTCGCTGCCGAATGCCGACTACGAAGACGAAGAAACCGTGAACCCTCCCGGCTCACGCATCCGTGCCAGCTCGGTGACCGGGCAGGACGGTCAGATCCTCATGGGCGAAGAGCCTTCGAAGATGCCCTATATCGTCCTCGGCGTGGCCGCGTTCTTCGCCCTGGTCCTCATAGTCATCGCCCTCGTCATGTTCCTCTGAGCAACACCCGGGACACACCACCTCGACAACCGCATCCATGCGAAAGGATCTTGTGAGCGAGATCGCCGAATCCACCCAGTTGCTTCGAACCGCGGCCAAAGCCGCGGACGAGAAGCTCGGAACCGACATCATCGGCCTCGATGTGAGCTCCACGCTCTATATCACCGACGCGTTCCTCATCGTCTCCGCCGATAACGAACGCCAGATCGGTGCGGTCATCGACGCTATCGAACAGGAAGTGCAGCTCGTCCACGACCGCACTCCGCTGCGCCGCGAAGGCCGGGGAGGGGACTGGGTGCTGCTCGACTTCGGCGAGATCGTCGTCCATGTCTTCTCCGCCGAACAGCGCGAATACTACGCGCTCGAACGGTTGTGGAAGGACGTTCCGGTCATTGATCTGCAGCTGCCGGAACCCGGCTCGGAGACATGACGAAGACCGTTCTGTTCTGGCGTCACGGACAGACGGACTTCAACGTCGCCGGTCGATTCCAGGGGCAGTCCGACGTCCCCCTCAACGATACGGGCCGAGAGCAGGCTGATCAGGTCGCCAGGCGGCTCGCTGAACTCGGACCGGAACTCATCATCTCCTCCGACCTCTCGCGCGCCGCTGCGACCGCCGACAGCTTGGCGACACGCGTCGCTGTCGAACCCGTTCGCGATGAGCGGCTGCGGGAGACCGCCTTCGGCGAATGGGAAGGCTCCACCCGCGCCGAGGTGGCGGAGACCTGGCCGGACGAACTCGCCGAATGGGCCTCCGGAGCGGATATCGCACCTCCCGGAGGAGAATCGCGTACCCAGTCGGGCCGTCGTGTCGCCGACGCCATCACCGATATCGTGCAGTCCGCTGAAGCCTCGACGATCGCTATCGTCGCCCACGGTGCGGTGCTGCGCGCCGCTGCCGAAATCCTCCTGGAGATGAACGGGACAGGCCGGCTCGGGGTCCTCGGAAACTGCGGTCACGGAGAGTTCGGGTACACCGGCGACCGATGGGTTCTGCGCAGTTGGGGCACGCTCTCCCACTGAGTTGTTCGGTCGCACCGCTGCGGGCTCGGCCATCGGCTGAACGCGCCCTTGAGGAACCCGAGGCGGTCACCCGTGCGTCAGTGTCCGCTCGGACTCAGCCGTCGCTCTTGCGGTCGGCAGCGACTGATCTGATGAGGTCGACCAGCGAGTCTGCCGACTTCGCCCAATCGAAGACCTGTGACTGACGCCTGCCGGCTACGGACTGTTCGGCCCACCTGTCGGCATCGGTGAGCCGCTCGATCGCGTGCGCGATCGAGCGCGGATCTTCCGGGTCGAAGTATTCGGCCGCCTCAGCGGCGATCTCTCGGAAGATCGGAATGTCCGACACGGCCACGGGCACTCCCTTGGCCATCGCTTCGATGACGGGCAGACCGAAGCCCTCCTCCCGCGAGGCCGTGACCAGGGCCGTCGATTCGTCGAGCAGTCGTGCATACTCCTCATCGCTGATCCCCCGATGGAAGACGACCTTCGCCCGGTCGGGAATGAGGGCTCGCAGCTGAGCTTCCCTCCGGCCTTCGATGCGGCTGGCGATGTGCAGGGTCCACCCCGGCAGGTGCTCGAGCGCGCGGATGAGGGATTCGACGTTCTTGTACGGCAGGAACGCGCCCATGTAGATGAGTGTCTTCGCATCGTGCCGGTTCACGGTCCGCGCCGGCGCTGCGACCGCCTCGGCGGCATTGGACACGACCTGCACCGGTCGGTCCGTCAGCCGGTGGGCGGCGATGAGATCCTTCGTCGTCTCGGAGACGGCCGCTACGGCATCGGCACGATTGAGCAGCAGCCGCTGCGGGACGAAACTCAAATGATATGCCCGCCACAGCAGTCTCACTGGCAGCGGCAGATCGCCAGGTGGTTCGGGGTGGGAGTAGTAGATGAGATCGTGGATGGTGAGGATGAGGCCGTAGCGGCGACCGAACGAGCCCATCGTCTGCATCGTCGAGAACACGACATCGGCGCCCAGTGCATTGAGCTTTCCGGCGATGGCCACCTCGGCGGGGGAGGTGGGGTCACCCAGCTGCACCCACGAACATTCGGGAAGCAGCGCCAGCTGTGCTTCATCGCTGATGACCACGGTCACGTCGATCTCTGTACCCTCGACGGCCGACAGTAGGGCCGAGAGCAGACACGAACCGTAACGGGAGATCCCGTCGTGATGGGTGGTGCGGGTGAAGCGCGCGTCGAAGAAGACCGACAGCCTCGGGAACGGGTCGAGGCTCTTTGTGCTTTTGCTCATGGAACTCCGAGTCGATAGTCTGATTCTTCGAAAGTCTGTGTTTTGCAGAACGCGCACCTTGTGATGAAGGATCAGTGAGTGAACGAACGATCACCTGTGCCTGCGGCCGTCGAGGCCCGGTCATGATCCTAACGCTAATCGTTCTGGCTGCACTCGTGGTGCTCACTCCCGTCCTCACCCGTTTCGCGGGACGCGAGAGCGGCTGGCCGTTGGCGATCGCCTATCTCGGCGTGGCGGCCCTGTTCACTCCCACCGCCGCCGAGGTGATGACGGGGCAGAATCCGGAAGTGTCCTACCCGTGGATTCCCAGCTTCGGCGTCGACCTGGCGCTGCGGGCCGACGGAATCGGTGTCGTGTTCACTTATATCGCACTGATCATCGGTGCGGTCGTATTCATATATTCGACGCGCTACCTCAGCCCCGGACGCAATACGAGCTTCTACTGGCTGATGGTGATCTTCACCTTCTCCATGGTCGCCCTTGTGCTCACCAACGATGTGCTCGTGCTGTTCGTGTGCTGGGAGCTGACGTCCCTGGCCTCGTTCTTCCTCATCGCCCGGTCCGGATCTCCTGGGCAGGCACCGGCGCTGCGGACGATGTTCTTCACCTTCATCGGCGGCCTCAGTCTGCTGGTGGCCACCGGAGTGATCATCGCCGTGACCGGCACGACGAACCTCGCCGAGGCGATCAGCTCCCCGGTCTGGGCGGGCCAGCCCGAAGTCACGACGCTCGTGGCTCTGCTCGTGGGCGTCGCAGCCATGACGAAGTCCGCTCAGTTCCCGTTCCATCCCTGGCTGCCCGACGCGATGGCCGCCGCCACGCCAGTCTCGGCCTACCTGCATGCCGCTGCCGTCGTCAAAGCCGGCATCTTCCTCATGCTTCGGTTCTCACCGACCTTCCACGCCACACCGGCATGGAATATCCTGCTAGTGACGGCGGGTCTCCTCACCGCTTGCCTGGGCGGCTGGTTCGCGCTCAACCAGCATGACGTGAAGAAGCTCATGGCCTATTCGACCGTGTCTCAACTCGGTCTCATCACCGCGGTCATCGGCGTCGGCACCGAGGCGGCGATCGCCGCCGCCACCCTCCACGTCATCGCACATGCACTGTTCAAGTCCGGTCTGTTCATGATGGTCGGCGTCGTCGACCACCTCGCCGGCACCCGTGACCTGGCTCGGATTCCGAAACTCATGCGCTCCGCCCCGGCGGCGTTCAC from Brevibacterium sp. JSBI002 includes the following:
- the rsfS gene encoding ribosome silencing factor — translated: MSEIAESTQLLRTAAKAADEKLGTDIIGLDVSSTLYITDAFLIVSADNERQIGAVIDAIEQEVQLVHDRTPLRREGRGGDWVLLDFGEIVVHVFSAEQREYYALERLWKDVPVIDLQLPEPGSET
- a CDS encoding glycosyltransferase family 4 protein, producing MSKSTKSLDPFPRLSVFFDARFTRTTHHDGISRYGSCLLSALLSAVEGTEIDVTVVISDEAQLALLPECSWVQLGDPTSPAEVAIAGKLNALGADVVFSTMQTMGSFGRRYGLILTIHDLIYYSHPEPPGDLPLPVRLLWRAYHLSFVPQRLLLNRADAVAAVSETTKDLIAAHRLTDRPVQVVSNAAEAVAAPARTVNRHDAKTLIYMGAFLPYKNVESLIRALEHLPGWTLHIASRIEGRREAQLRALIPDRAKVVFHRGISDEEYARLLDESTALVTASREEGFGLPVIEAMAKGVPVAVSDIPIFREIAAEAAEYFDPEDPRSIAHAIERLTDADRWAEQSVAGRRQSQVFDWAKSADSLVDLIRSVAADRKSDG
- the nadD gene encoding nicotinate-nucleotide adenylyltransferase, whose protein sequence is MAEHRRRVGVMGGTFDPVHNGHLVAASEVQATFDLDEVVFVPTGRPYQKDVEEVSSAEHRYLMTVIATASNPRFTVSRADVDRPGPTYTIDTLRDLASSYGPETELFFITGADALAQILTWKNVDELFSLAHFVGVSRPGHELHGEGLPVDRLSLVQIPALAISSTDCRQRVMDGAPVWYLVPDGVVQYIAKYELYRSENG
- a CDS encoding histidine phosphatase family protein, which gives rise to MTKTVLFWRHGQTDFNVAGRFQGQSDVPLNDTGREQADQVARRLAELGPELIISSDLSRAAATADSLATRVAVEPVRDERLRETAFGEWEGSTRAEVAETWPDELAEWASGADIAPPGGESRTQSGRRVADAITDIVQSAEASTIAIVAHGAVLRAAAEILLEMNGTGRLGVLGNCGHGEFGYTGDRWVLRSWGTLSH